The following coding sequences are from one Lysinibacillus sp. FSL W8-0992 window:
- the sdhA gene encoding succinate dehydrogenase flavoprotein subunit: protein MAKSKIIVVGGGLAGLMATIKAAEVGTEIDLFSLVPVKRSHSVCAQGGINGAVNTKGEGDSPWIHFDDTVYGGDFLANQPPVKGMCDAAPGIIHLMDRMGVMFNRTPEGLLDFRRFGGTLMHRTAFSGATTGQQLLYALDEQVRSHEVAGLVNKYEHWEFLGVIIDDDGVCRGIVAQNMRTEEIKSFRADAVIMATGGPGIIFGKTTNSVINTGSAASIVYQQGASYANGEFIQIHPTAIPGDDKNRLMSESARGEGGRIWTYKDGKPWYFLEEKYPAYGNLVPRDIATREIFDVCVNQKLGINGENMVYLDLSHKDPHELDVKLGGIIEIYEKFVGDDPRKLPMKIFPAVHYSMGGLWVDYNQMTEIPGLFAAGECDYSQHGANRLGANSLLSAIYGGMVAGPNAVDYVKHLKKHAEDLSQDIFEARVKEEQAKWDAIMKMDGTENAYLLHKELGELMTATMTVVRFNDQLEETYKKLGEFQKRWENININDTQKWSNQGAHFTRQLKNMLYLAKVMTKGALLRNESRGAHYKPDFPQRDDENFLKTTMAKFDPATGEPVITYQEVDVSLIPPRKRDYSAKGD, encoded by the coding sequence ATGGCGAAAAGCAAAATAATTGTTGTTGGCGGCGGTTTAGCTGGTCTGATGGCAACGATTAAAGCAGCTGAAGTTGGTACTGAAATTGATTTATTCTCATTAGTTCCTGTAAAACGCTCACACTCTGTATGTGCGCAAGGCGGAATTAATGGTGCCGTAAATACAAAAGGTGAAGGGGATTCTCCTTGGATTCACTTTGATGATACAGTATATGGTGGGGACTTCTTAGCGAACCAACCACCTGTTAAAGGTATGTGTGATGCAGCCCCTGGTATTATTCACTTAATGGACCGTATGGGTGTAATGTTCAACCGTACGCCAGAAGGTTTATTAGACTTCCGTCGTTTCGGTGGTACGTTAATGCACCGTACAGCATTCTCAGGTGCAACAACTGGTCAACAATTACTATACGCGTTGGACGAGCAAGTTCGTTCTCACGAAGTAGCTGGATTAGTTAACAAATATGAGCACTGGGAATTCCTTGGTGTAATTATCGATGATGACGGCGTTTGCCGCGGTATCGTAGCACAAAATATGCGTACAGAAGAAATTAAATCATTCCGTGCAGACGCTGTTATTATGGCGACTGGTGGCCCTGGTATTATTTTCGGTAAAACAACAAACTCTGTTATTAACACAGGTTCTGCTGCTTCTATCGTATACCAACAAGGTGCTTCATACGCGAATGGTGAGTTCATTCAAATTCACCCAACAGCGATTCCTGGAGATGACAAAAACCGTCTAATGTCAGAATCTGCTCGTGGTGAAGGTGGTCGTATTTGGACATATAAAGACGGTAAACCTTGGTACTTCTTAGAAGAAAAATACCCTGCATACGGTAACTTAGTACCACGTGATATTGCAACACGTGAAATTTTTGACGTTTGTGTAAACCAAAAGCTTGGTATCAACGGCGAAAACATGGTATACCTAGATCTTTCTCATAAAGATCCACACGAATTAGATGTTAAACTTGGTGGTATCATTGAAATCTACGAAAAATTCGTAGGTGATGACCCACGTAAATTACCAATGAAAATTTTCCCAGCAGTTCACTATTCTATGGGTGGATTATGGGTTGACTACAACCAAATGACTGAAATTCCTGGTCTATTTGCAGCAGGTGAATGTGATTATTCTCAACATGGTGCAAACCGTCTAGGTGCAAACTCATTATTATCTGCTATTTATGGTGGTATGGTTGCAGGTCCAAATGCAGTTGATTACGTTAAACATCTTAAAAAGCATGCTGAAGATTTATCTCAAGATATTTTCGAAGCACGTGTTAAAGAAGAGCAAGCTAAGTGGGATGCTATCATGAAAATGGACGGCACAGAAAACGCTTACCTTCTTCATAAAGAGCTTGGTGAGTTAATGACAGCTACAATGACAGTTGTACGCTTTAACGACCAACTTGAAGAAACATATAAAAAACTTGGGGAATTCCAAAAACGTTGGGAAAACATCAATATCAACGATACACAAAAATGGAGTAACCAAGGTGCTCACTTTACTCGTCAGTTGAAAAACATGCTTTACTTAGCGAAAGTAATGACAAAAGGTGCTTTACTTCGTAATGAATCTCGTGGTGCGCACTATAAACCAGACTTCCCGCAACGTGATGATGAAAACTTCTTAAAAACAACTATGGCGAAATTCGACCCAGCTACGGGCGAGCCAGTTATCACATATCAAGAAGTAGACGTTTCATTAATCCCACCACGTAAACGTGACTACTCTGCGAAAGGAGACTAA
- the sdhB gene encoding succinate dehydrogenase iron-sulfur subunit, with translation MEIAANTGRKVKVEILRQDTQGGQGYWQKFEVPYRHGMNVISVLMEIQKNPVTETGEKTTPVSWDMNCLEEVCGACSMVINGRPRQSCSTLIDQLTEPVRLEPMKTFPVVRDLQVDRDRMFNALKKVKAWVPIDGTYDLGEGPRLPEGKRQWAYELSKCMTCGVCMEACPNVSEKASFIGPAPLSQVRLFNTHPTGAMIKDERLNAIMGDGGLANCGNSQNCVAACPKGIPLTTSIASLNRATTVQMFRNFFGSDHYVD, from the coding sequence ATGGAAATCGCAGCTAATACTGGAAGAAAAGTAAAAGTTGAAATTTTACGTCAAGATACACAAGGTGGCCAAGGCTACTGGCAGAAATTCGAAGTTCCTTACCGTCATGGTATGAACGTTATTTCTGTGTTAATGGAGATTCAAAAAAATCCAGTGACAGAAACTGGTGAAAAAACAACACCAGTTTCTTGGGACATGAACTGTCTTGAAGAAGTTTGTGGAGCATGTTCAATGGTAATCAATGGCCGTCCACGTCAATCATGTTCAACACTGATTGATCAATTGACTGAACCAGTTCGCCTTGAACCAATGAAAACTTTCCCGGTTGTACGTGACTTACAAGTAGACCGTGATCGTATGTTCAACGCACTGAAAAAAGTAAAAGCATGGGTACCAATCGATGGTACTTATGATTTAGGTGAAGGTCCTCGTTTGCCAGAAGGTAAACGTCAATGGGCTTATGAATTATCTAAATGTATGACTTGTGGTGTATGTATGGAAGCGTGTCCAAACGTGTCTGAAAAAGCTTCATTCATTGGGCCAGCACCATTATCACAAGTACGTCTATTTAACACACACCCAACAGGTGCAATGATTAAGGACGAACGTTTAAATGCAATTATGGGTGACGGCGGTCTTGCTAACTGCGGTAACTCTCAAAACTGTGTAGCTGCTTGTCCTAAAGGGATTCCTTTAACAACATCTATCGCATCTTTAAACCGTGCAACAACAGTGCAAATGTTCCGTAACTTCTTCGGTTCTGACCATTACGTTGACTAA
- a CDS encoding acyl-CoA thioesterase has product MKASYIGDFEKWANDFSFYIEVRVRFSETDMYGHMNNTVSFTYFEQARIDYFNHLGILMPSAIDDNVNGIPIVADLQCDYRKQVFFDDVIRVYTKVAKVGNSSMDIHYLAKNQKDEVCFTGRGTVVQMDPRTGKSVPITEEEKAHLAALAII; this is encoded by the coding sequence ATGAAAGCAAGTTATATTGGGGATTTTGAGAAATGGGCAAATGATTTTTCATTTTATATTGAAGTACGTGTTCGTTTTTCAGAAACGGATATGTATGGCCATATGAATAATACAGTTAGTTTTACATATTTTGAACAGGCTAGGATTGATTATTTTAATCATCTGGGAATATTAATGCCTTCTGCAATTGATGACAATGTAAATGGGATTCCAATCGTAGCGGATTTACAATGTGATTATAGAAAGCAAGTTTTCTTCGATGATGTCATTCGCGTGTATACGAAAGTAGCTAAAGTAGGGAATTCATCAATGGATATTCATTACTTAGCAAAAAATCAAAAGGATGAAGTATGCTTTACAGGACGTGGTACCGTTGTACAAATGGACCCTCGAACAGGTAAAAGTGTGCCAATAACAGAAGAAGAAAAGGCACATTTAGCGGCATTAGCTATTATTTAG
- a CDS encoding helix-turn-helix domain-containing protein, protein MNGSHHRSLLTNREREIFALLLAEKTTRDIAGQLGISEKTVRNHISNTIQKLGVTNRSQALIELLRLEEFKLD, encoded by the coding sequence ATGAATGGCTCTCATCATCGTTCTCTATTAACAAACCGAGAACGTGAAATATTTGCGCTTTTATTAGCTGAAAAAACAACGAGGGATATTGCAGGGCAACTTGGTATTAGTGAAAAAACAGTGCGAAATCACATTTCTAATACAATTCAAAAGCTGGGTGTAACAAATCGATCTCAAGCGTTGATTGAGCTGTTACGCTTAGAAGAATTTAAATTAGACTAA
- a CDS encoding MarR family winged helix-turn-helix transcriptional regulator codes for MSDEVTKHSPETVATVEKELRYIAAIVKQKGREIVSQYAITPPQFVALQWLEELGDITIGDLSNRLYLAFSTTTDLVDRMEKNELVKRMRDENDRRVVVVHLLEKGERIIQEVIEKRQQYLQEMLVGFNEQEVAQLSSYLQKLHVHMKQD; via the coding sequence ATGTCGGATGAAGTAACAAAGCACTCACCTGAAACCGTTGCAACGGTTGAAAAGGAACTACGCTATATAGCGGCCATTGTGAAGCAAAAAGGAAGAGAAATTGTTTCACAATATGCGATTACGCCGCCACAATTTGTTGCATTGCAGTGGTTAGAAGAGCTTGGTGATATTACAATTGGCGATTTATCAAACCGTTTATACTTAGCTTTTAGTACGACAACAGATTTAGTGGACCGAATGGAGAAAAATGAATTAGTCAAGCGAATGCGTGATGAAAATGACCGTCGTGTCGTTGTCGTTCATCTTCTCGAAAAAGGCGAACGTATTATTCAAGAGGTTATAGAAAAAAGACAGCAATATTTGCAGGAAATGCTTGTTGGATTTAACGAACAAGAAGTCGCGCAATTATCAAGCTATTTACAAAAACTACATGTACACATGAAACAGGATTGA
- the racE gene encoding glutamate racemase: MNAPIGVIDSGVGGLTVAKEIIKRLPNETIYYIGDTARCPYGPRTRQEVRNFTWQMAKALEKMNIKMLVIACNTATAVALESLQRNMPFPVLGVINAGARAAVKKTKRHEVVVLATEGTIKSGAYEEALLSLNTSTHIIPLACPTFVPLVESGEYKGEFANNLIADGLKPLKNEQFDTVILGCTHYPILQKQIEAVVGEDVFVLSSAEETAKDVEEMLAYNGTLANSNAKPAHKFFATGSVPIFRSIAESWLEQGTLDINRITLK, from the coding sequence ATGAATGCCCCGATAGGCGTTATTGATTCAGGAGTAGGCGGTTTAACCGTAGCAAAGGAAATAATAAAACGTTTACCGAATGAAACGATTTATTATATCGGTGACACTGCAAGATGTCCCTATGGTCCACGAACTCGTCAGGAAGTACGAAATTTTACTTGGCAAATGGCAAAAGCGCTAGAGAAAATGAATATCAAGATGCTAGTCATTGCTTGTAATACAGCGACTGCAGTAGCACTCGAAAGTTTACAACGTAATATGCCTTTTCCGGTATTAGGCGTTATTAATGCTGGCGCACGTGCAGCTGTAAAGAAAACGAAGCGACATGAAGTCGTTGTGCTTGCAACAGAAGGAACAATTAAAAGTGGGGCATATGAAGAAGCATTATTATCTCTGAATACGTCTACCCACATTATTCCATTGGCTTGTCCAACATTCGTACCACTAGTAGAAAGTGGCGAATATAAAGGTGAATTTGCAAATAATTTAATTGCTGATGGCTTAAAACCGTTAAAAAACGAACAATTTGATACGGTCATTTTAGGATGTACACATTATCCTATTTTGCAAAAACAAATTGAAGCTGTTGTCGGAGAAGATGTATTCGTGCTATCTTCTGCGGAAGAAACAGCAAAGGATGTTGAGGAAATGCTTGCGTATAATGGCACTTTAGCAAATTCAAATGCTAAGCCCGCACATAAATTTTTTGCAACGGGTTCTGTTCCAATTTTCCGTTCGATTGCAGAAAGTTGGCTAGAGCAAGGTACGCTTGACATAAACCGTATTACATTAAAATAA
- the trhA gene encoding PAQR family membrane homeostasis protein TrhA, with amino-acid sequence MSQPTIGHSSYTIKEEFWNALTHGIGAFLTVPATLLLVHKALTTGTRTELISYIIFGLSMFCLYIASTLYHSLPTNKVLLKKLDHSSIFLLIAGTYTPIALIAVGGKLGLSIFIIEWVLAFIGIILKQFFVYRFKKISLIVYIGMGWLIVFAYKPLVAYISFNGFMTLLIGGVFYTAGTYFYKNKNIKYNHAIWHVFVMAGSAAMFVAIYLFM; translated from the coding sequence ATGTCTCAACCAACAATTGGGCATAGTAGTTATACCATAAAGGAAGAATTTTGGAATGCGCTAACACATGGAATAGGTGCATTTTTGACAGTTCCTGCTACCCTTCTATTAGTGCATAAAGCTTTAACAACTGGTACAAGAACCGAGCTTATTAGTTACATTATTTTTGGTTTATCGATGTTTTGTTTATACATAGCATCCACCTTGTATCACTCACTGCCGACAAATAAGGTGCTTTTAAAAAAACTAGATCATAGCTCCATTTTCTTATTAATCGCCGGAACTTATACACCAATTGCATTAATTGCGGTTGGTGGAAAGCTTGGATTGAGCATTTTTATTATTGAATGGGTACTTGCCTTCATCGGCATCATTCTAAAACAATTTTTCGTGTATCGTTTTAAAAAAATATCATTAATCGTCTATATTGGTATGGGATGGCTCATTGTCTTCGCCTATAAGCCATTAGTTGCCTACATCTCATTCAATGGGTTTATGACACTTTTAATCGGTGGTGTTTTTTATACTGCAGGCACTTATTTTTATAAGAACAAAAACATTAAGTACAACCATGCAATTTGGCATGTTTTTGTAATGGCTGGCAGTGCAGCGATGTTCGTTGCAATCTATTTATTTATGTAA
- the rph gene encoding ribonuclease PH — translation MTRFDGRNADALRPVKMDSDYLLHPEGSVLIQVGNTKVICTATVEDKVPGFLRGQGKGWITAEYSMLPRATAQRTPRESSRGKVNGRTMEIQRLIGRALRAIVDLEALGERTVWIDCDVIQADGGTRTASITGAFVAMTQAIAKLAEEKQLEKFPITDFLAATSVGIVEEQGAILDLNYVEDVDAAVDMNIVMTGAGRFVELQGTGEEATFSREELNELLALGEKGIQELIELQKQALGDLAHKVGGNS, via the coding sequence ATGACAAGATTTGATGGTAGAAATGCAGATGCATTGCGTCCTGTAAAAATGGATAGCGATTATTTATTACATCCAGAAGGCTCAGTATTGATCCAAGTTGGAAATACGAAAGTAATTTGTACGGCAACAGTTGAAGATAAAGTACCAGGTTTTTTACGCGGCCAAGGTAAAGGATGGATTACAGCTGAGTATTCCATGCTACCACGTGCCACAGCACAACGTACACCACGTGAATCGTCACGCGGAAAAGTAAACGGACGTACAATGGAAATCCAACGTCTTATTGGGCGTGCATTGCGTGCTATCGTCGATTTAGAGGCTTTGGGTGAACGTACGGTATGGATTGACTGTGATGTGATTCAAGCGGATGGTGGGACACGTACTGCGTCAATTACAGGTGCATTTGTAGCGATGACACAGGCGATTGCTAAGCTTGCTGAAGAAAAACAACTAGAAAAATTCCCAATTACAGATTTCTTAGCTGCTACTAGTGTAGGCATTGTTGAAGAGCAAGGTGCAATTTTAGACTTAAACTATGTCGAAGATGTTGATGCAGCTGTAGATATGAACATCGTCATGACTGGTGCTGGCCGTTTTGTAGAACTACAGGGTACAGGGGAAGAAGCAACATTTTCACGAGAAGAATTAAATGAATTGCTAGCATTAGGTGAAAAAGGAATCCAAGAATTAATTGAACTACAAAAACAAGCGCTTGGAGATCTGGCTCATAAAGTAGGAGGAAACAGCTAA
- a CDS encoding XTP/dITP diphosphatase produces the protein MKQVVIATKNKGKAKDFEALFAPLGYEVVTMFDVAPNMEIEETGTTFEENAVLKAEALAKELATIVIADDSGLAVDALNGEPGVYSARYAGDHDDEANMVKLLQNLQDVEDDKRTARFSCCIAIAGPDFETTTVFGTCEGVIAREKRGTNGFGYDPVFFVPSLNRMMAELSPEEKGAISHRGNAIRKLKDQLPNLIK, from the coding sequence ATGAAACAAGTTGTAATTGCTACAAAAAACAAAGGCAAAGCCAAAGATTTTGAAGCGTTATTTGCGCCCCTTGGCTATGAAGTGGTGACGATGTTTGATGTCGCACCAAATATGGAAATAGAGGAAACAGGCACTACATTTGAAGAAAATGCTGTGTTAAAGGCAGAAGCTTTGGCGAAAGAGCTTGCTACTATTGTTATTGCAGATGATAGTGGGCTAGCTGTGGATGCGTTAAATGGTGAACCAGGTGTTTATTCGGCACGTTATGCTGGAGATCATGATGACGAGGCGAATATGGTGAAGCTATTGCAAAATTTACAAGACGTTGAAGATGATAAGCGGACAGCTCGATTTTCTTGCTGTATTGCCATTGCAGGACCAGATTTTGAAACGACAACTGTTTTCGGCACTTGTGAAGGTGTAATTGCACGTGAAAAACGTGGTACAAATGGCTTTGGATATGATCCAGTCTTTTTTGTACCAAGCTTAAATCGTATGATGGCTGAGTTATCGCCAGAAGAAAAAGGTGCTATTTCTCACCGTGGAAATGCCATTCGTAAGCTAAAGGATCAATTGCCAAATCTTATTAAGTAA
- a CDS encoding metallophosphoesterase, producing MQILVMSDTHGDSAVIDKVRSFYPNVETLIHCGDSELPFSHEALNDMKKVRGNCDIDKAFPDEVIIEVEDVTLFVTHGHLFNVKTSILSLSYRAKEVDAQIACFGHSHVLGAEMIDDVLFINPGSLLKPRGRNEKSFAIIDIQDDYFQVNFLTDDNDCISTHKFVRK from the coding sequence ATGCAAATATTAGTCATGAGTGATACACATGGAGATAGCGCTGTTATTGATAAAGTACGTAGCTTTTATCCAAATGTAGAAACTTTGATTCATTGTGGCGATAGTGAGCTTCCCTTCTCCCATGAAGCACTCAACGATATGAAGAAAGTTCGAGGAAATTGTGATATCGATAAAGCATTTCCAGATGAAGTCATTATCGAAGTGGAAGATGTTACTCTTTTTGTGACACATGGTCATTTATTTAATGTGAAAACATCTATTTTGTCATTGTCGTATCGTGCAAAGGAGGTCGATGCACAAATCGCCTGCTTCGGCCACTCGCATGTATTAGGTGCTGAAATGATTGATGATGTCCTATTTATAAATCCAGGAAGCTTATTAAAGCCAAGAGGTCGCAACGAAAAAAGCTTTGCAATTATAGATATTCAAGATGATTATTTTCAGGTCAATTTCTTAACAGATGACAATGATTGTATTTCAACGCATAAGTTTGTTCGGAAATAA